One window of Triticum dicoccoides isolate Atlit2015 ecotype Zavitan chromosome 5A, WEW_v2.0, whole genome shotgun sequence genomic DNA carries:
- the LOC119297982 gene encoding UDP-glucose flavonoid 3-O-glucosyltransferase 7-like: MEAAAGMSAASDGGRRPLRVFFLPFFARGHLIPMTDLACRMAAARPAEVEATMVVTPANAALIATTVTRAVDAGHAVRLLRYPFPDVGLESGVECLGTVAQHDAWRVFRAVDLSQPIHEKLLLEHRPDAVVADVPFWWVTGIAAKMGVPRLTFHPVGIFAQLAMNNLYAIRSDIIRDGVAAPSVIVPGMPGKEIAIPPSELPEFLLQDAVLSMEWDNIKAAQLAGFGVIVNTFADLEKTYCDEYRRVDARRAYFVGPVSLPLDSAVHRGGDGNVDCLEWLSTKPSRSVVYACFGSWACFSARQIRELALGLEASNKPFLWVVRSEDSDGLWVPEGWEQRVADRGMVVRGWAPQLAVLAHPSVGAFLTHCGWNSVLEAASAGLPVLTWPLVFEQFINERLVTEVATFGARLWDGGKRNVRVEDADTVPAEAIGRAVAGFMEGGERWDKMRARAGELAEKARAAVSENGSSWRDLHRVIDDLTEANASRVRSNGDS, from the coding sequence ATGGAGGCTGCTGCGGGCATGAGCGCCGCCAGTGATGGCGGCAGGCGCCCGCTGCGGGTGTTCTTCCTGCCCTTCTTCGCGCGGGGGCACCTCATCCCGATGACCGACCTGGCGTGCCGCATGGCCGCGGCGCGGCCGGCGGAGGTGGAGGCCACGATGGTGGTGACGCCGGCCAACGCGGCGCTGATCGCCACCACGGTCACGCGCGCCGTGGACGCGGGGCACGCGGTGCGCCTGCTCCGCTACCCGTTCCCGGACGTCGGCCTGGAGAGCGGGGTGGAGTGCCTCGGCACCGTCGCCCAACACGACGCCTGGCGGGTGTTCCGCGCCGTCGACCTCTCGCAGCCGATTCACGAGAAGCTGCTCCTGGAGCACCGCCCCGACGCCGTTGTCGCCGATGTGCCCTTCTGGTGGGTCACGGGCATCGCCGCGAAGATGGGCGTCCCGCGCCTCACGTTCCACCCCGTCGGCATCTTCGCGCAACTCGCCATGAACAACCTCTACGCCATCCGCTCTGACATAATCCGGGACGGCGTTGCCGCCCCGTCAGTCATCGTGCCGGGGATGCCAGGGAAGGAGATCGCCATCCCGCCGTCGGAGCTCCCGGAGTTCCTCCTCCAGGACGCTGTTCTTTCTATGGAGTGGGACAACATCAAGGCGGCCCAGCTCGCCGGCTTCGGAGTGATTGTGAACACCTTCGCCGACCTCGAAAAAACATACTGCGACGAGTACAGACGCGTCGACGCCCGCCGCGCCTACTTCGTCGGCCCCGTCAGCCTGCCGTTGGACTCCGCCGTGCACCGGGGCGGCGATGGCAACGTGGACTGTCTAGAGTGGCTATCGACCAAGCCGAGCCGATCGGTGGTGTACGCCTGCTTCGGGAGCTGGGCTTGCTTCTCAGCGCGCCAGATCCGCGAGCTCGCGCTGGGGCTGGAGGCCTCGAACAAGCCATTCCTGTGGGTGGTCCGCTCCGAGGACTCCGACGGCCTGTGGGTGCCGGAGGGATGGGAGCAGCGCGTTGCCGACCGCGGCATGGTCGTCCGAGGGTGGGCACCGCAGCTGGCGGTGCTGGCCCACCCGTCGGTGGGCGCGTTCCTGACGCACTGCGGGTGGAACTCGGTGCTGGAGGCGGCGTCGGCAGGCTTGCCGGTGCTGACGTGGCCGCTGGTGTTCGAGCAGTTCATCAACGAGCGGCTGGTCACCGAGGTGGCGACGTTCGGCGCGCGCTTGTGGGACGGCGGCAAGCGCAACGTGAGAGTGGAGGACGCGGACACCGTGCCAGCAGAGGCGATCGGTCGGGCGGTGGCCGGGTTCATGGAGGGCGGAGAGCGGTGGGATAAGATGAGGGCAAGAGCAGGGGAGCTGGCTGAGAAGGCGCGTGCCGCGGTCAGCGAGAACGGGTCGTCGTGGCGCGATTTACACCGCGTGATCGACGATCTGACTGAGGCTAATGCCTCGAGGGTTCGCAGCAACGGGGACTCATAG